One window of the Lodderomyces elongisporus chromosome 6, complete sequence genome contains the following:
- the RNY1_2 gene encoding T2 family ribonuclease: protein MQPKNKKNKKNKKRRIMIHILLAIAYYLVHSCATQTVFTNTCPSDSPESCSTSNAASCCFEAPGGIMLQTQFWDYSPATGPSDLFTLHGLWPDNCDGTYEQFCDNSDTIANDGSTIQSILVDDFDDEALYNNLNTVWKDINGNDHSLWAHEWNKHGTCINTIKASCYPDFKTHENVYNYYSILYNLFENLPTYKWLVEAGITPSNSKTYTKEQIQSALSSNFGQDVYFKCDRNNALSEVWYFHHIKGSLLQNNFVPIAPLSNSNCPASGILFPPKSGSGSNPTTTRTGTTVTTKTTTNTNTNTDSITPTGVPSSGYIDLSGKPGCLISNGKYYTSGTCATYKFRESTASGGNSLISITSSKGNCGLDATNNNAFTCNSSIDSLQTQFQIEEGNIGYDGNFDWCLGSSSGSGSTAQTNVVLGDGTCTSFKLSLASK, encoded by the exons ATGC AACCAAAA aacaagaaaaacaagaaaaacaagaagaggaggatcATGATACATATACTCTTAGCTATAGCTTATTACTTGGTCCACTCTTGTGCTACCCAAACAGTCTTTACCAATACATGTCCTTCAGACTCACCTGAATCGTGCTCAACATCAAACGCAGCGTCGTGTTGCTTTGAAGCCCCTGGTGGAATTATGTTGCAAACACAATTTTGGGATTATTCTCCCGCCACCGGTCCGTCGGATTTGTTCACCTTGCATGGTCTTTGGCCAGATAATTGTGATGGTACATATGAGCAATTTTGTGATAACTCAGACACGATTGCCAATGATGGTAGTACCATTCAAAGTATCTTGGTGGATGATTTCGATGATGAGGCGTTGTACAATAACTTGAACACTGTGTGGAAAGACATCAATGGTAATGATCACTCGTTATGGGCGCATGAATGGAATAAGCACGGGACATGTATTAACACCATAAAGGCAAGTTGTTATCCAGACTTCAAGACCCATGAAAACGTTTACAACTACTACTCTATCTTGTACAATTTATTCGAAAACTTGCCAACCTACAAATGGCTAGTTGAGGCAGGAATCACTCCATCCAACTCAAAGACATACACTAAGGAACAGATTCAAAGTGCGCTCAGCTCGAATTTCGGACAAGATGTGTATTTCAAGTGTGACCGTAATAATGCATTGAGTGAAGTATGGTACTTTCATCATATCAAAGGTTCCTTattgcaaaacaactttGTGCCTATTGCACCCTTGTCCAATTCCAACTGTCCAGCCTCGGGTATTCTCTTCCCACCCAAGTCTGGAAGCGGATCCAATCCAACAACCACAAGAACGGGCACCACTGTTACCACCAAGACTACTACTAATACTAATACTAATACTGATTCCATAACGCCAACTGGAGTACCTTCTTCTGGCTATATTGACTTGTCAGGGAAACCAGGATGTTTAATCTCCAACGGGAAGTACTATACGTCTGGTACCTGTGCCACTTACAAATTTAGAGAATCTACAGCATCTGGTGGTAATAGTTTGATTTCAATTACATCTTCAAAGGGTAACTGTGGATTAGACGCGACAAACAATAATGCATTCACGTGTAATTCGTCCATCGATTCTTTGCAAACACAGTttcaaattgaagaaggaaatATTGGATACGATGGCAATTTTGACTGGTGTCTTGGCTCCAGTTCAGGTAGTGGATCAACTGCGCAAACAAACGTTGTATTGGGCGATGGTACATGTACCTCGTTCAAACTAAGCCTAGCATCAAAGTAG
- the GOT1 gene encoding Golgi Transport, whose protein sequence is MTFFDSGFLALGNLLFIIGLILIIGPQRTVAFFTRPTKIRGTVAFAVGIILILMKRSFIGFIVEAFGILGLFGDFFGTIVQFLRSIPYIGDVLSHPFIAPTIDRLAGINNTLPV, encoded by the coding sequence ATGACATTCTTTGACTCGGGGTTCTTGGCATTGGGCAATCTCTTATTTATTATTGGACTTATCCTTATTATTGGGCCACAAAGAACAGTTGCCTTTTTCACCAGACCCACAAAGATTAGAGGCACGGTGGCGTTTGCTGTGGGGATCATTTTAATCTTGATGAAGAGATCATTTATTGGATTCATAGTAGAGGCATTTGGTATACTCGGATTGTTTGGTGATTTCTTTGGAACAATTGTACAATTCTTAAGGTCTATCCCTTATATCGGAGATGTATTGAGCCATCCCTTTATTGCCCCAACAATTGACCGATTAGCTGGTATTAATAACACATTGCCTGtataa
- the HSR1 gene encoding transcription factor Hsr1: MLSDPSLDNLIWWSTNNPEQNTFSLYPGKEFANCLTRYFKHGNVASFVRQLHMYGFHKVTDPNFNGNNNNNNINNDLSNHNNNINNSGLAGTTDAYGNSIQSIPGSDPNSVEKEVPPIWEFKHSSGKFKKGDENSLIYIKRRSSSNHDTRNHHHHHHHHSYTGDTSYQVRSNSLPQTGHDPYYMHHQYAQQLHQQQSYAGGFYGYDPVTQQPIFYQQVPTSQHQQPQQPLQPQQPQYYYSPAPPPHLSHGPPQAVEIARPPFNRPLSVPSDIPTYQQQHLQQQQQQEQHLQQQQQQHLQQQQQQQQQQQQQQQQQQQQQQQQQQQQQLQQQPPPLRSYGSYPPVEGPKHQYGSSSYHDGRNNSEPQAMTYSYSQQSQPSQTSQPTYTHRLSAIPPHVQRESPIDPVQRKSPSSSTSNDPVRRRSPLSQSGLHFRKVWDQDAASRQRNPSLFYDPLAPAPPASVTEQKPTPPPPSQFNEQQQQQQQQQQQHYDGSQRLSARMSAVDPKSSFSVPSGASLSLSLSRFSSSRPSIATMKMSQSSQSSQATLLASPPNSSRKNSSATPLLAPIPQRRSSTANAVEHTNNHTPVNGITNPQTHGQAQASTLASSSSTTRTTTTTTGEARHATTLPPLQTLPETTAATAAAATTATTTTCSRTPSASSTSPSNPFKKSSISSFHEKLRPSVFEVHSAGKFTQPSRHHSNGTDSMINSIAGSVASQSSSTSIFSNGSSISSVHSFPYRTSSFGSIAYNSSKSSISIAPHEQTMIGNPYSQSSTSTSSNTTNTTAISFDDQRTNTPQSPLHTGPTSSQQSYFKSAYSGSFSSYTLPPSLQRSNSAMMKQSPRPPTPNQNKPKSPLSNAPSNTIDATISTGNINNSGNTMTSTTKPNKKISVTSMLDDSDNYKTKDKGGGETMADVSSESKIETDMGKVSPHLNSSNNAHDKSKTPLYLSSSIREERSSQSSDEDSKRRRVV, encoded by the coding sequence ATGTTGAGCGACCCAAGTCTCGACAACTTGATCTGGTGGAGCACCAACAACCCCGAGCAAAACACATTCTCACTATATCCAGGTAAAGAGTTTGCCAACTGTCTAACTCGATATTTCAAGCATGGAAACGTTGCAAGTTTTGTACGGCAATTGCACATGTATGGTTTCCACAAAGTTACCGATCCCAACTTTAacggcaacaacaacaacaacaacattaacaacGATCTTAGTaatcataataataatatcaaTAATAGTGGCTTGGCAGGTACAACAGATGCATATGGTAATCTGATACAGAGCATCCCAGGCTCCGACCCCAATTcagttgaaaaagaagtacCACCAATATGGGAGTTTAAACATCTGAGTGggaaattcaaaaaaggtGATGAAAACTCATTGATATATATCAAGAGAAGATCAAGCTCAAACCACGACACAAGaaaccaccatcaccaccaccatcatcatagTTATACTGGTGACACATCATACCAAGTGCGAAGCAATTCACTCCCGCAAACTGGACATGACCCTTACTACATGCATCATCAATATGCCCAACAActacatcaacaacaatcataTGCCGGCGGCTTTTACGGATACGacccagtaactcaacaaCCCATATTCTACCAGCAAGTGCCGACAagtcaacaccaacaaccacaacaaccactACAGCCACAACAGCCACAATACTATTATTCACCTGCGCCTCCTCCACATTTAAGTCATGGACCACCACAGGCAGTGGAAATTGCAAGACCGCCATTTAACCGTCCACTTCTGGTACCCAGTGACATACCAACTtaccagcaacaacatctacaacaacaacaacagcaggaACAACATttacaacagcagcagcagcaacatctacagcagcagcagcaacaacaacaacagcagcagcagcagcagcaacaacagcaacaacagcaacaacagcaacaacaacagcagcagctacaacaacaaccacctCCACTCCGCTCATATGGATCGTATCCACCAGTAGAAGGCCCAAAACACCAATATGGATCTTCTTCTTATCATGACGGAAGAAATAACTCAGAACCGCAAGCAATGACATACTCTTATCTGCAACAGTCACAACCAAGCCAAACACTGCAACCAACTTATACGCATAGGCTTTCGGCCATACCACCTCATGTACAGAGAGAGTCTCCAATAGATCCAGTTCAGCGGAAATCACCTTCCTCGTCTACCAGCAATGACCCAGTTCGAAGACGATCTCCCTTGAGCCAATCAGGATTACATTTCAGGAAAGTTTGGGACCAGGATGCCGCTTCAAGACAGAGAAACCCATCTCTATTTTATGACCCTTTAGCACCTGCACCACCGGCTTCAGTGACAGAGCAAAAACccacaccaccaccaccatcgcAATTCaatgaacaacaacaacagcagcagcaacaacaacaacagcattaTGATGGTAGTCAGAGACTATCAGCCAGAATGAGTGCCGTTGACCCCAAATCTTCATTTAGTGTGCCATCAGGAGCATCgttgtctttgtctctctcGCGTTTTTCAAGCCTGAGACCAAGCATTGCCACAATGAAAATGTCTCAGTCGTCGCAATCATCACAAGCAACGCTCCTAGCTTCTCCGCCAAATTCATCGAGAAAAAATTCATCTGCAACCCCTCTCTTGGCTCCAATCCCACAACGGCGGAGCAGCACTGCTAATGCTGTTGAACATACAAATAACCATACTCCAGTCAACGGAATCACCAACCCTCAAACTCATGGTCAAGCACAAGCGTCCACTttagcatcatcatcatcaacaacaagaacaacaacaacaacaacaggagAAGCTCGCCATGCAACAACACTACCACCATTGCAAACGTTGCCAGAAACAACGGCagctactgctgctgctgctacgacagcaacaacaacgacgtGTTCAAGAACACCATCAGCTTCATCAACTTCCCCATCAAATCCATTCAAAAAATCTTCGATTAGTTCATTCCATGAGAAATTGCGCCCCTCAGTTTTTGAAGTGCATTCAGCAGGTAAATTTACTCAACCATCGCGTCATCACAGTAATGGAACAGATAGTATGATCAACTCCATTGCAGGATCTGTGGCATCACAATCATCGTCaacatcaattttttccaatGGATCCTCGATCTCCTCAGTGCACCTGTTTCCATACAGGACATCTTCGTTTGGCTCCATAGCATATAATAGCAGCAAGAGTTCGATCTCAATAGCACCACATGAACAAACTATGATTGGCAATCCATACTCTCAATCGTCAACATCCACGTCGTCTAATACAACAAACACTACTGCTATATCCTTTGACGATCAAAGAACAAATACACCACAATCACCTTTGCATACTGGACCTACTTCTCTGCAGCAATCTTATTTCAAGCTGGCTTATTCCGGATCATTTTCGCTGTACACTCTTCCACCACTGTTACAGCGTTCTAATAGTGCCATGATGAAACAATCGCCAAGACCTCCTACTCCCAATCAAAATAAGCCAAAATCGCCATTATCAAATGCACCAAGCAACACTATTGATGCTACAATCAGTACGGGTAATATCAATAATAGTGGTAATACTATGACCAGCacaaccaaaccaaacaaaaagatcTCTGTTACCTCGATGCTAGATGATTCAGACAActataaaacaaaagataaaggTGGAGGAGAGACTATGGCCGACGTATCATCTGAGCTGAAAATAGAGACAGATATGGGGAAAGTTTCCCCGCACTTGAACAGCTCAAATAATGCACACGACAAGAGCAAGACACCATTGTATTTGTCTTCGCTGATTCGGGAAGAGAGAAGTTCACAATCTAGTGATGAAGATAGTAAGAGGAGAAGAGTTGTATAA
- the PFK1 gene encoding 6-phosphofructokinase, alpha subunit → MPSVDSVSRLSYISLITNDQEAFLQSFKFYTNLGFRLTKNFSRVSPNGASAANNPQLQLGVSKDSLREVWLESYPLQELDDNGNLRPWQEMSIYYGDNCQKLSESTIIKLRLSNEEPASNAISKKLIFFSTELQKLAKILQDSEKEVKIEKITDSMIDTRDPLGNQLVFSSTIHPLSKTEYNCAQDYIQQTTHEILKSRNELGDGLNAKNKFRSEISLALDETEAKTRTSTKDGKEIVKKKKIAVMTSGGDAPGMNPAVRAVVRAGIFYGCDVFAVYEGYEGLVKGGDLLKPMEWADVRSFLSLGGTAIGTARCKEFREREGRLQAAYNMVINGIDALVVCGGDGSLTGADLFRSEWPSLVEELVTSGRLTDEQVLPYRHLKIVGLVGSIDNDMSGTDVTIGAYSALERICEMVDYIGATASSHSRAFVVEVMGRHCGWLALLSGIATGADYVFIPERPPKAGQWKQELKEVCARHRSYGRRKTTVIVAEGAIDDELNPITSEEVKKVLVDLGLDTRITILGHVQRGGTAVAFDRRLATLQGVEAIKAVLEMTPNTPSPMIGILKNKIVRRPLVDAVKQTQAVAEAIGKKDFDKAMSLRDANFYDAYRYYKAITYYDDRSRQLPENKRLNIAVVHVGAASAGLNAATRAITLYNISRGHTLYAAQDGFEGLAKGHLKKLEWLDVEGWHSRGGSEIGTNRSLPSQDYGRVAYYLQKFNIQGLIIIGGFEAFKSLHELDVQKANYPIFEIPMVVVPATVSNNVPGSEYSLGSDTCLNQLVTYCDAVIQSASSSRRRVFVVEVQGGHSGYVASYCGLITGALATYTPEAQINLRELQRDIELLFTVFQTDRGEDHNGKLIVRNEQASSVYSTELVADILKENANGRFETRTAIPGHVQQGYTPTANDRVLAVKFALKGMEFIEQWNHITEKDDDDKIKLSTDVSGGNEEEEEGEEGDKEAEDEEEDAAWKVDNYDDDEDEYRKHNAVVIGIHGDLTEFTNVGTLYETEADVKLRKGKTIHWKDMIEVEDMLSGKTLLRRKKENL, encoded by the coding sequence ATGCCGAGTGTGGATTCAGTTAGTCGGCTCAGCTACATCTCCCTTATAACAAATGACCAAGAGGCATTTCTTCAACTGTTCAAATTCTACACAAATTTGGGCTTTAGATTAACCAAAAACTTCTCCAGAGTCTCTCCCAATGGTGCCTCTGCTGCCAATAACCCACAGTTACAATTGGGTGTGTCAAAGGATTCGCTAAGAGAAGTTTGGCTTGAGTCTTATCCATTGCAAGAGTTGGATGATAATGGAAATTTACGTCCCTGGCAAGAAATGAGTATCTATTATGGAGACAACTGTCAAAAACTCTCAGAGTCCACCATTATCAAATTGAGATTATCTAATGAAGAGCCTGCATCAAACGCGATATCCAAAAAGCTCATTTTCTTCAGTACTGAATTGCAAAAACTTGCAAAAATCTTGCAAGATTCTGAAAAGGAGgtcaaaattgaaaaaatcacTGATAGCATGATTGATACCAGAGATCCATTGGGTAACCAGTTGGTCTTTTCAAGCACTATACATCCATTATCCAAAACTGAATACAACTGTGCTCAAGATTATATCCAACAAACTACGCACGAAATTTTAAAGAGTAGAAATGAATTGGGCGACGGTTTGAATGCCAAGAACAAATTCAGATCAGAAATCAGTTTAGCATTGGATGAGACTGAGGCAAAGACTAGAACAAGCACAAAAGATGGCAAGGAAAtagtcaaaaaaaagaaaatcgCTGTGATGACGTCTGGTGGTGATGCTCCCGGTATGAACCCTGCAGTTCGTGCAGTTGTCAGAGCCGGTATCTTTTACGGGTGCGATGTCTTTGCCGTTTACGAAGGTTATGAAGGATTGGTTAAAGGTGGTGACTTGTTGAAACCAATGGAATGGGCTGATGTGCGTTCATTCTTATCATTGGGTGGTACTGCTATTGGTACTGCTAGATGTAAGGAGTTTAGGGAACGTGAAGGAAGATTGCAAGCTGCATACAATATGGTGATTAATGGTATTGATGCCTTGGTAGtttgtggtggtgatggttcGTTAACTGGTGCAGACTTGTTTAGAAGCGAATGGCCATCTTTGGTTGAAGAATTGGTTACTTCGGGCAGGTTGACAGATGAGCAAGTGTTGCCATATAGGCATCTCAAAATTGTTGGTTTGGTTGGGTCGATTGATAATGACATGTCCGGAACCGACGTTACTATTGGTGCCTACTCTGCATTGGAAAGGATCTGTGAGATGGTTGATTATATTGGTGCCACTGCCTCTTCGCATTCTCGagcatttgttgttgaagtaaTGGGTAGACATTGTGGTTGGTTAGCACTTTTATCGGGTATTGCTACGGGTGCTGATTATGTTTTTATCCCAGAAAGACCGCCAAAAGCTGGCCAATGGAAGcaagaattgaaagaagTTTGTGCTAGACATAGATCTtatggaagaagaaagacaaCCGTGATTGTTGCCGAGGGTGCAATTGACGATGAGTTGAATCCAATCACCTCTGAAGAGGTCAAGAAAGTGTTGGTTGATTTGGGGTTGGATACTAGAATCACCATTTTGGGACACGTGCAGAGGGGTGGTACTGCTGTTGCATTTGATAGAAGATTAGCTACATTGCAAGGTGTTGAAGCAATTAAGGCAGTTTTGGAAATGACACCCAACACACCTTCGCCGATGATTGGTATTTTGAAGAATAAGATTGTTAGACGTCCCTTGGTTGATGCAGTTAAGCAAACACAAGCGGTTGCTGAGGCTATCGGCAAAAAAGACTTTGACAAGGCCATGTCCTTACGTGATGCCAATTTCTATGATGCTTATAGGTATTATAAAGCCATCACTTATTATGACGATAGGTCAAGGCAATTGCCCGAAAACAAGAGATTAAATATTGCTGTTGTTCATGTTGGTGCTGCATCTGCTGGGTTGAATGCCGCTACAAGGGCAATAACCTTGTACAATATCTCTCGTGGACATACCTTGTATGCGGCTCAGGATGGGTTTGAAGGGCTTGCAAAAGGTCATTTGAAGAAGTTGGAGTGGTTAGATGTTGAAGGGTGGCACAGTAGAGGTGGAAGTGAGATTGGTACCAATCGTTCGTTACCCTCGCAGGATTATGGAAGAGTTGCTTActatttgcaaaaattcAACATTCAAGGTTTAATCATTATTGGTGGATTTGAAGCATTCAAGTCTTTGCACGAACTTGATGTTCAAAAGGCCAACTATCCAATATTTGAGATTCCTATGGTTGTTGTTCCAGCAACCGTTTCAAACAATGTTCCTGGATCAGAATACTCGCTTGGATCAGATACTTGTTTGAACCAGTTAGTGACGTATTGTGATGCTGTCATCCAATCTGCATCATCAAGTCGTAGAAGAGTGTTTGTGGTTGAGGTGCAAGGTGGCCACTCTGGTTATGTTGCATCTTATTGTGGATTAATTACTGGTGCGTTGGCTACATATACTCCTGAGGCTCAGATCAATCTTCGCGAATTGCAACGTGATATTGAGTTGTTATTTACTGTGTTTCAAACCGATCGTGGTGAAGATCATAATGGTAAATTGATTGTTAGAAATGAGCAGGCATCGCTGGTTTATTCTACTGAATTGGTTGCCGATATTCTTAAGGAGAATGCTAATGGCAGATTTGAGACTCGTACTGCAATTCCAGGTCACGTTCAACAAGGATATACGCCTACAGCAAACGATCGTGTTCTTGCAGTGAAGTTTGCATTAAAGGGAATGGAGTTTATTGAACAATGGAATCATATTACTGAAaaggatgatgatgataaaatcAAGCTTTCTACAGATgttagtggtggtaatgaggaagaagaagaaggagaagaaggagacaAAGAGGCAGAggatgaagaggaagatgCAGCATGGAAGGTGGATaattatgatgatgatgaagacgaGTATAGGAAACACAatgctgttgttattgGTATTCATGGAGACTTGACAGAGTTCACCAATGTTGGTACATTGTATGAGACTGAAGCAGATGTCAAGTTGAGGAAAGGTAAGACCATCCATTGGAAGGATATGATTGAGGTTGAAGATATGTTGAGTGGTAAGACGCTACTtaggaggaagaaggagaacTTGTAA